The following proteins come from a genomic window of Terribacillus aidingensis:
- a CDS encoding branched-chain amino acid aminotransferase: MKQQTFAFTRSENLKQKPEASTLQFGKVFTDHMFTMDYSVDTGWHDPQIVPYAPLELDPAAMCFHYGQTVFEGLKAYVTKEGKVLLFRPDKNFERMNRSNDRLCIPRLDEELALEALRQLISVEKDWIPTAEGTSLYIRPFIISTEPFLGVAASVSYKFIIILSPVGAYYKEGINPVSIAVENDYVRAVKGGTGDAKTGGNYAASLKAQEVAAASGFSQVLWLDGVEKKYIEEVGSMNVFFKIDGEIVTPQLNGSILQGVTRDSVLQLLKHWGYPVTERRVSIAEVVQAQKEGKLEEAFGTGTAAVISPVGKLFYEGETYEINNGVTGEVARRVYDTIVGIQKGELEDTFGWTVEVN, from the coding sequence TTGAAACAACAAACCTTTGCATTTACACGCAGCGAAAATTTAAAACAGAAACCGGAAGCAAGCACGCTTCAATTCGGTAAGGTGTTCACCGACCATATGTTCACGATGGATTACTCAGTCGATACAGGATGGCACGATCCACAGATCGTACCGTACGCACCGCTGGAATTGGATCCGGCAGCCATGTGTTTCCATTATGGCCAGACGGTTTTTGAAGGCTTGAAAGCCTATGTAACCAAGGAAGGGAAAGTATTGCTGTTCCGTCCGGATAAAAACTTTGAACGTATGAATCGTTCAAACGACAGACTTTGCATTCCACGATTAGATGAAGAATTAGCGCTAGAAGCATTGCGACAGCTTATTTCGGTCGAGAAAGATTGGATCCCGACTGCAGAAGGAACTTCACTTTATATCCGTCCGTTCATCATTTCGACGGAGCCGTTCCTTGGCGTAGCTGCATCTGTCAGCTACAAGTTCATCATCATTCTGTCTCCTGTAGGGGCTTACTACAAAGAAGGTATCAACCCGGTAAGCATTGCAGTGGAGAATGACTATGTACGTGCAGTCAAAGGCGGTACAGGCGATGCGAAAACCGGCGGAAACTATGCTGCAAGCCTTAAGGCGCAAGAAGTGGCAGCCGCTTCTGGCTTCTCTCAGGTACTTTGGCTGGATGGTGTCGAGAAGAAATACATCGAAGAAGTAGGGAGTATGAATGTATTCTTTAAAATTGATGGCGAGATTGTTACACCACAGCTGAACGGCAGCATCCTTCAGGGAGTTACACGCGACAGTGTCCTGCAGTTGCTGAAACATTGGGGTTATCCAGTAACAGAACGCCGTGTTTCTATTGCGGAAGTGGTTCAAGCGCAGAAAGAAGGCAAACTGGAAGAAGCGTTCGGTACTGGAACAGCAGCAGTCATCTCCCCAGTCGGCAAGCTCTTCTATGAAGGCGAAACGTACGAGATCAATAATGGCGTCACTGGTGAAGTTGCAAGGCGTGTCTATGATACGATCGTCGGCATTCAAAAAGGTGAGCTGGAAGATACATTCGGCTGGACAGTCGAAGTCAACTAA
- the dacB gene encoding D-alanyl-D-alanine carboxypeptidase/D-alanyl-D-alanine-endopeptidase, which translates to MFRKVMRILTAGLLLFACMVPHTHVHVAGKEDRMKDRLSEYLASEEHLQGAAFAIHITEEHSGRTIFEKSADQRMRPASNMKLLTAAAALDELGEEHRFETIVATDGQVKNGQLNGNVYLIGKGDPSLTYEDVQQLASQLHELGIKKINGDIVADDTYFDRERYSEDTTWKDESAYYGAAISALTAAPDSDHDTGTVKVMVEASSPSGKPTVNAVPETDYVSIQNDAVIVSSNEEAELEVKRIHGTNDIVISGSIAAGDSEREWVAVWEPTEYVLHLFQDYVKASGIQVTGTAKTAKAPANRTELLRKQSAPLKELLLPFMKLSNNGHAEMFLKHIGSKEKAGNWEDGINLMENYLSDIQLPKEQMVIRDGSGLSHVNGITARQLTTLLTQIKQESWFPAFKTSLPIAGKAERMVGGTLRNRFVDTELAGKINAKTGTLTGVSSLSGYMETKSGEHVAFSILLNGLLDEEEGPRIEDQILKIVYEELKSMHTN; encoded by the coding sequence ATGTTTCGCAAAGTTATGCGGATTTTAACCGCAGGACTGCTGCTTTTTGCTTGTATGGTTCCTCATACGCATGTCCACGTAGCCGGAAAAGAGGATAGGATGAAAGATAGATTATCAGAATATCTGGCAAGTGAAGAACATCTGCAAGGAGCTGCCTTTGCAATCCATATTACAGAAGAGCATTCAGGTAGGACAATTTTTGAAAAGAGTGCTGACCAGCGTATGCGCCCTGCATCCAATATGAAGCTTCTGACTGCTGCAGCAGCACTGGATGAATTAGGGGAAGAGCATAGGTTCGAAACGATAGTTGCAACAGATGGCCAAGTAAAGAACGGGCAGCTCAATGGAAACGTGTATTTGATTGGTAAAGGGGACCCTTCCCTTACATATGAAGATGTACAGCAGCTTGCAAGTCAGCTGCATGAATTAGGGATAAAGAAGATTAATGGTGATATCGTTGCGGACGATACGTATTTTGATCGGGAGCGTTACAGTGAAGATACAACCTGGAAAGATGAATCAGCTTATTATGGAGCAGCAATCAGTGCACTGACAGCAGCGCCTGATAGTGACCATGATACGGGAACAGTGAAGGTCATGGTAGAAGCAAGTTCGCCTTCAGGGAAACCGACGGTAAATGCGGTTCCAGAAACAGACTATGTATCGATACAAAACGATGCTGTCATTGTATCCAGTAATGAAGAAGCAGAATTAGAAGTGAAACGAATCCATGGAACGAATGATATTGTCATTTCTGGCTCGATTGCTGCAGGCGATAGCGAGCGGGAATGGGTAGCGGTCTGGGAACCAACAGAATATGTTTTGCATCTGTTTCAAGATTATGTGAAAGCATCCGGTATCCAAGTCACAGGTACTGCGAAAACTGCAAAAGCACCAGCAAATCGAACCGAGCTTCTGCGAAAGCAATCTGCTCCGCTCAAAGAACTGCTTCTCCCATTTATGAAACTGAGTAATAACGGGCATGCAGAAATGTTCCTCAAGCATATCGGAAGCAAGGAAAAAGCCGGGAACTGGGAAGATGGTATCAATTTAATGGAAAATTACCTGAGTGACATACAGCTGCCAAAGGAACAAATGGTCATAAGAGATGGGTCTGGTCTGTCACATGTGAATGGTATAACTGCAAGGCAGCTTACAACACTGCTTACACAAATAAAACAGGAGTCTTGGTTTCCAGCGTTCAAAACATCGCTTCCGATTGCAGGAAAGGCAGAACGCATGGTCGGCGGAACACTCCGCAATCGCTTTGTTGACACGGAACTCGCAGGAAAGATTAATGCTAAGACGGGCACACTTACAGGCGTTAGTTCGTTATCAGGGTATATGGAAACAAAATCAGGGGAACATGTTGCTTTCTCCATTCTGCTGAACGGACTGTTGGATGAAGAGGAAGGACCCCGGATAGAAGACCAGATATTGAAAATTGTTTATGAAGAGTTGAAAAGTATGCATACAAATTGA
- the proB gene encoding glutamate 5-kinase: MKRIIVKIGSSMLSESGGGMSESKIRQHTDQIAALIKEGHEVILVSSGAVAAGFRQLGYPSRPVTIEGKQAAAAIGQGLLVQAYTEAFGKHDMKCAQLLLTRDVFTNADQYHNSYNTLQELLKRNIIPIINENDSVSIRELTFGDNDMLSAYVSGLVKADLLILITDVDGIYDKNPNTYSDAKRYQRLDAIPPEMQASIEQTSGSKVGTGGMYSKVLAAQTALELGVPVFIGTTNERSTLLEIARDNGAGTYIGDEATEVQRKTKQWLTHHARATGSLIIDSGAAEALLEHGKSLLPIGITEVHGTFSTSAVVEIKTTDGDIIARGISDISSADLREMLTNRETDPSSVWHKAVVHRNYIVFL; encoded by the coding sequence ATGAAAAGAATAATTGTAAAAATAGGCTCAAGCATGCTTTCTGAATCGGGCGGCGGAATGAGTGAATCAAAGATTCGCCAGCATACGGACCAAATAGCAGCGTTAATCAAAGAAGGACATGAAGTGATACTTGTATCCTCAGGTGCTGTGGCAGCAGGATTCCGTCAGCTGGGCTATCCATCAAGACCGGTTACGATTGAAGGGAAACAGGCCGCGGCTGCAATCGGACAAGGTTTGCTCGTCCAAGCTTATACGGAAGCCTTTGGCAAACATGATATGAAATGTGCGCAGCTGCTTTTGACGCGGGATGTCTTTACAAATGCCGATCAGTATCATAACAGCTACAATACGCTGCAGGAGCTGCTGAAGCGCAATATCATTCCAATAATCAATGAAAATGACTCAGTATCCATACGAGAACTGACATTTGGTGATAATGATATGCTGTCTGCTTATGTCAGCGGACTCGTGAAAGCTGATTTACTGATCCTAATTACAGATGTGGACGGTATCTACGATAAGAACCCAAATACTTATTCTGATGCGAAACGATATCAGCGTCTGGACGCGATTCCTCCAGAAATGCAGGCTTCCATTGAACAGACATCCGGTTCCAAGGTCGGTACGGGCGGCATGTATTCAAAGGTACTGGCTGCTCAAACTGCGCTTGAGTTAGGGGTGCCTGTATTCATCGGTACAACGAATGAGCGATCAACCTTGCTTGAGATTGCCCGAGACAATGGAGCAGGAACGTATATAGGAGACGAAGCAACAGAGGTGCAGCGCAAAACGAAGCAATGGCTCACGCATCATGCAAGAGCGACTGGCAGCCTTATAATCGATTCAGGTGCAGCAGAAGCTTTGCTTGAGCATGGGAAAAGCCTGCTTCCGATCGGAATCACAGAAGTACATGGCACTTTTTCCACGTCCGCTGTCGTGGAAATCAAGACAACAGATGGAGATATAATCGCCCGCGGTATCAGTGATATTTCATCTGCTGATTTGCGCGAAATGCTCACAAATCGCGAGACTGATCCGTCTTCCGTTTGGCATAAAGCTGTAGTCCATCGAAATTATATTGTATTCCTATGA
- a CDS encoding PadR family transcriptional regulator, whose amino-acid sequence MVLRQPLHGYGIMKEVEVISEGLVKLGPGTLYGALRKLEKLQLITQVEQKDTKKSYQLTDNGRRLLFAEYERLRKLVEISEKQLGEEI is encoded by the coding sequence ATGGTGCTGCGGCAGCCGCTGCATGGCTACGGCATAATGAAAGAGGTGGAAGTTATCAGTGAGGGGTTAGTGAAGCTTGGCCCAGGGACACTTTATGGAGCGCTCCGCAAATTAGAGAAGCTTCAGTTGATCACACAAGTGGAGCAGAAGGATACTAAAAAGTCTTATCAGCTGACGGATAACGGCAGAAGATTATTATTCGCTGAATATGAGCGGCTTCGCAAGCTTGTTGAAATCAGCGAAAAACAGTTAGGGGAAGAAATATGA
- a CDS encoding globin-coupled sensor protein: MLLKRKKERNAEKVEQTNLSREANVTLKIEGELKKQLDMIHLTEDDLYVLTGLQPLVCSEIESIVSRFYQNITNQNNLLTIIESNSSVERLKQTLKRHIQEMFDGKVDADYVEKRKRIALIHAKIGLEPKWYMGAFQDLLQQMLSIFEQHLHDFGAYRSAVLATTKIFNIEQQIVLDAYNTEHERVHIEHIEKQDTLYERIQATSESLTNIFLQVNRAVEELVAFSATLTQQSNETKQTAKEVVNHSEQGQAGLASQQQRMHRIGEQMDMVQKELTALEAAAAKIGSIVVLVEGIAEQTNLLSLNASIESARAGEQGKGFAVVASEVRKLAEETKSSVSDVTALIQDTYSQINNVSKFMETAEDLIANGTQQLGNVTTKFENIMTHSHSNEQISSRTEESIKEFTGELMDVKGAMQQAETILRQLNELTEA; encoded by the coding sequence ATGTTATTGAAACGCAAAAAAGAGAGAAATGCAGAAAAAGTGGAACAAACTAATTTATCTAGAGAAGCAAACGTAACATTGAAGATTGAAGGCGAACTGAAAAAACAGCTTGATATGATTCATCTGACAGAAGATGATTTGTACGTTTTAACAGGATTACAGCCACTAGTCTGTTCGGAGATTGAAAGTATCGTCAGCCGTTTTTATCAGAACATCACCAATCAGAACAATTTGCTCACAATCATTGAAAGTAATAGTTCAGTTGAAAGATTGAAGCAGACGCTTAAGCGGCATATACAGGAAATGTTTGATGGCAAAGTGGATGCTGATTATGTAGAGAAACGCAAACGTATCGCGTTGATTCATGCAAAAATTGGACTGGAACCAAAGTGGTATATGGGAGCTTTCCAGGATCTCCTGCAGCAGATGCTATCCATATTCGAACAGCACCTCCATGACTTCGGAGCCTACCGCTCAGCCGTACTTGCCACGACAAAGATCTTTAACATAGAACAGCAAATTGTGTTGGATGCTTATAATACAGAACATGAACGTGTACATATTGAACATATTGAGAAGCAGGATACATTATATGAAAGAATCCAAGCTACCTCCGAGAGCCTCACAAACATATTCCTGCAGGTGAACCGAGCTGTCGAAGAGCTTGTTGCATTCTCAGCAACATTGACCCAACAGAGTAATGAAACAAAACAGACAGCAAAAGAAGTGGTGAACCATTCTGAACAAGGACAAGCGGGTCTGGCATCCCAGCAACAGCGGATGCACCGAATCGGCGAGCAAATGGATATGGTGCAAAAGGAACTAACTGCTTTGGAGGCAGCAGCTGCTAAGATCGGCAGTATTGTAGTGTTAGTGGAAGGTATTGCTGAACAGACGAACCTTCTTTCTCTTAATGCTTCGATTGAATCGGCAAGGGCAGGTGAACAAGGAAAAGGGTTTGCCGTCGTAGCGAGCGAGGTTCGGAAGTTGGCGGAAGAAACGAAATCATCTGTTTCCGATGTAACAGCGCTGATTCAAGATACGTATTCCCAGATTAATAATGTGAGCAAATTCATGGAGACAGCAGAGGATTTGATTGCAAATGGTACGCAACAGCTGGGGAATGTTACGACAAAGTTTGAGAATATCATGACGCATTCACATAGTAATGAACAAATAAGCAGCCGTACAGAAGAAAGCATCAAGGAATTCACTGGTGAGCTTATGGATGTAAAAGGTGCGATGCAACAGGCAGAAACCATACTGCGCCAATTAAATGAACTTACGGAAGCATAA
- a CDS encoding prenyltransferase/squalene oxidase repeat-containing protein produces MSQVNMEDVKMAIEKRISKLEELQQEDGSWRMCFEGAILTDCFYIITFTSFGKEPDTVEKLKVHLLKKQRDDGSWTAYPGERNGNLSATVLAYAALRFSGVTAQELRAAERFISTNGGINKAHFMIRFMLAVHGMIPWPPFLKFPMTALLVPTTFPINFFQFSSYARIHFVPMLLLLNKKFKRISRHSVQLEHLLYEDEWDDLTDIRSPFRTITDEWSRLARLPARLHRAGYRYAEQYMGERIELDGTLYSYASATFFMIYAYLALGYEENSPKIQQALKGIHGLVNENCNGIHVENSTSTVWDTALLSYALQQAGAPAKHHMIQSANHYLLQRQHVKKADWQIHQPGTEPGGWGFSDINTNHPDNDDTSAALRALTRQARHNLTVKRAWKKGSDYLLAMQNKDGGWAAFEKDTDWWVLGKLPIENAEDAAIDPSTPDLTGRVMEFLGTYASLKKDHSSMKKAVRWLYKHQQLNGSWYGRWGVCYLYGTWAALTGLAAVGVKPTEKHIKRAVNWLKAVQHEDGGWGESCRSAEVGTYVDLPISTIVQTAWAVDALIASGEQDSKEVQQGITFLLSEPLLKTSIDYPTGIGLPGQFYIRYESYPHIFPLLALSHYRIKAKS; encoded by the coding sequence ATGAGCCAGGTCAACATGGAAGATGTGAAGATGGCAATTGAGAAGCGTATAAGTAAGCTTGAAGAGCTACAGCAGGAGGATGGATCTTGGCGTATGTGCTTTGAAGGTGCAATTTTGACAGACTGCTTCTATATAATCACCTTCACTTCTTTCGGCAAAGAACCAGATACTGTAGAGAAGCTGAAAGTCCATTTATTAAAAAAGCAGCGGGACGATGGCAGCTGGACAGCATATCCTGGCGAAAGAAACGGCAACTTATCGGCTACTGTATTGGCTTATGCTGCACTGCGTTTTTCTGGAGTCACCGCTCAAGAGCTGCGGGCAGCAGAACGCTTTATCAGCACGAACGGAGGAATTAACAAAGCCCATTTTATGATCCGCTTCATGCTGGCAGTGCACGGGATGATACCATGGCCGCCTTTTTTGAAGTTCCCTATGACCGCGCTGCTTGTACCGACCACATTCCCAATAAATTTCTTTCAATTCAGTTCTTATGCCAGAATCCATTTTGTACCGATGCTGCTTTTGCTGAATAAAAAGTTTAAACGAATCAGCCGGCATAGCGTCCAGCTTGAGCATTTATTGTATGAAGATGAATGGGATGATTTAACGGATATTCGATCGCCCTTTCGTACCATCACAGATGAATGGAGCCGTCTCGCCCGGCTGCCGGCCCGTCTGCACCGTGCCGGCTATAGATATGCGGAACAATATATGGGAGAAAGAATCGAATTAGATGGGACTCTATACAGCTATGCAAGTGCCACTTTCTTCATGATTTACGCTTATCTAGCGCTCGGATATGAGGAAAACAGTCCAAAAATACAGCAGGCATTAAAAGGCATACACGGACTTGTCAATGAGAACTGCAACGGTATCCACGTCGAAAATTCAACATCAACAGTTTGGGATACCGCTTTACTCAGTTATGCACTTCAGCAGGCAGGCGCCCCTGCCAAACATCATATGATTCAATCAGCCAATCATTATCTACTGCAGCGGCAGCATGTTAAGAAAGCAGATTGGCAGATTCATCAGCCTGGTACAGAGCCTGGCGGCTGGGGTTTTTCAGATATCAATACAAATCATCCAGATAACGACGATACATCTGCCGCACTTCGAGCCCTCACAAGACAGGCACGTCATAACCTTACTGTTAAGCGAGCTTGGAAAAAAGGATCAGATTATCTGTTGGCGATGCAAAATAAAGACGGCGGCTGGGCAGCTTTCGAGAAGGATACAGACTGGTGGGTATTAGGTAAGCTTCCGATTGAAAATGCAGAAGATGCAGCCATTGATCCTTCTACTCCGGATTTGACTGGCCGGGTGATGGAATTCCTAGGAACATATGCAAGTTTGAAAAAAGATCATTCCAGTATGAAAAAGGCTGTCCGCTGGCTTTATAAACACCAGCAATTAAATGGTTCATGGTATGGAAGATGGGGAGTCTGTTATTTGTATGGGACGTGGGCTGCTTTGACTGGCCTTGCAGCAGTTGGTGTAAAACCGACAGAAAAGCATATAAAGCGTGCTGTAAATTGGCTGAAAGCCGTCCAGCATGAGGATGGCGGCTGGGGAGAATCGTGCCGAAGCGCTGAAGTAGGAACATATGTAGACTTGCCGATTAGTACGATCGTCCAGACTGCTTGGGCCGTTGATGCCTTAATAGCCAGCGGCGAACAGGATAGTAAGGAGGTACAGCAAGGCATCACTTTTTTGTTGTCAGAGCCTTTGCTGAAAACCTCGATTGACTATCCTACTGGAATTGGTCTTCCTGGACAATTTTATATTCGCTATGAGAGCTATCCGCATATCTTCCCGCTGCTTGCTTTAAGTCATTACCGAATCAAAGCAAAGTCTTAA
- a CDS encoding SDR family oxidoreductase, which produces MDLGLKGKTALVVAASKGLGKATALQLAKEGASVHIVSRNEQALKQTRDEIMKESGNDLVAYSVCDITDAQDIIRAVEAAKLHTGSVDILVNNAGGPPAGKLMDFADEDWQQAFELNLLSFVRFIRAAAPIMKENRGGHILNIASSSIKQSIDNLLLSNTFRAGIVGLAKSLSQELAPDNILINTLGPGKIHTDRVDKLDQKTADQLGKSLEDVQQQSQASIPMGRYGTPEEFANMAVFLCSSANSYITGQAFVVDGGMVKSIG; this is translated from the coding sequence ATGGATTTAGGATTAAAAGGCAAGACAGCACTGGTCGTAGCAGCCAGCAAAGGGCTAGGTAAGGCGACAGCCTTGCAATTAGCCAAGGAGGGCGCCTCTGTTCATATTGTCAGCCGTAATGAGCAGGCACTTAAACAGACACGAGATGAAATAATGAAAGAATCCGGGAATGATCTTGTTGCTTATTCGGTCTGTGACATAACTGATGCACAAGATATCATCCGCGCAGTCGAGGCAGCTAAGCTGCATACCGGATCAGTTGATATTCTTGTTAATAATGCTGGCGGACCACCGGCTGGTAAATTAATGGATTTCGCCGATGAAGACTGGCAGCAAGCTTTCGAACTGAATCTATTGAGTTTCGTCCGTTTCATTCGAGCTGCAGCTCCGATCATGAAGGAAAATCGAGGCGGCCATATTCTTAATATCGCTTCATCTTCCATTAAGCAATCAATCGATAACTTACTGTTATCAAATACATTCCGCGCGGGGATTGTCGGCTTGGCGAAATCTCTTTCGCAAGAACTGGCACCAGACAATATCCTGATCAATACGCTTGGTCCTGGAAAAATACATACCGATCGAGTCGATAAGCTGGATCAGAAGACTGCTGATCAACTAGGCAAAAGCTTGGAGGACGTTCAGCAGCAAAGCCAAGCATCTATCCCGATGGGGAGATACGGTACGCCTGAAGAATTTGCTAACATGGCCGTTTTCCTATGCTCTTCTGCCAATTCATATATTACCGGCCAAGCTTTCGTCGTGGATGGCGGAATGGTCAAAAGTATTGGTTAA
- a CDS encoding zinc-binding dehydrogenase: protein MRAIVAASTGGLDVLEYKKVTVPEPSAGEVRIRVLKASVHFADIKKRKGMKGAGNPGILGLDAVGIIDKVGQDVKGIQVGERVIAFVKEGSYAEYAIANAMLVYPVADQVDTAVAAACPVPSFLSFMLLERVGRLGNGETVLIHAASGGTGLTLVQLARKLGAGKIIGTVSTDHKADLPLKLGADHCITYDNLSESVQSLTDGAGANLILDSLAGSVMEESFTCLAPYGRLVNYGNASGTAGSIKTSDVHASCRSLLGYSLGTTRKKRPEDLKHIAEQVISFVEMGDITFPSIQEFKLEDASKAHQLMESRTHAGKIILRIAD from the coding sequence ATGCGAGCAATTGTAGCGGCAAGTACAGGCGGTCTGGATGTATTGGAATACAAAAAAGTTACTGTGCCTGAGCCATCAGCAGGTGAAGTAAGGATAAGGGTGTTAAAAGCAAGTGTTCATTTTGCTGATATAAAAAAGCGAAAAGGCATGAAAGGAGCAGGAAATCCAGGCATACTTGGATTGGATGCTGTTGGAATCATTGATAAGGTAGGACAAGATGTCAAAGGGATTCAAGTTGGAGAAAGAGTTATTGCATTCGTAAAAGAAGGTTCTTATGCGGAGTATGCCATAGCAAATGCAATGCTCGTTTATCCAGTTGCAGATCAAGTTGATACAGCTGTTGCTGCTGCCTGTCCGGTTCCTTCCTTTTTATCTTTCATGCTGCTCGAGCGCGTTGGGAGACTAGGAAACGGAGAAACAGTGCTTATTCATGCTGCATCAGGCGGGACAGGCCTTACATTGGTTCAGCTCGCAAGAAAGCTAGGTGCAGGCAAAATAATAGGGACAGTGAGCACAGATCATAAAGCGGATTTGCCTTTGAAGCTTGGTGCTGATCATTGTATTACTTATGATAATCTATCAGAGTCAGTCCAAAGCCTGACCGATGGAGCTGGAGCCAACCTCATTTTAGATTCGCTAGCCGGCTCTGTAATGGAAGAGAGTTTTACGTGTCTCGCGCCTTACGGTAGATTAGTAAACTACGGGAATGCTAGCGGTACTGCTGGTTCTATAAAAACATCAGATGTCCACGCAAGCTGCCGGTCACTGCTCGGCTATAGCTTAGGGACGACTCGTAAGAAACGACCAGAAGATTTAAAGCACATCGCTGAACAGGTTATCAGTTTTGTGGAGATGGGAGATATCACTTTCCCAAGCATACAAGAATTCAAGCTCGAGGATGCGAGTAAGGCGCATCAGCTAATGGAAAGCAGGACACATGCAGGAAAAATCATTCTGCGCATCGCAGATTAG
- a CDS encoding DUF2812 domain-containing protein codes for MTEKKKVRKLFWAWEDQKEEVWLQRMAQEGWVLEQYRWFTYTFKAAAPLKLVYQLDYRLGIPDKSYFDLFEMDGWHMVSSFGGWYYFCKKDDGTDKLEIFTDVHSRAAKYIRLSNYLLFILAMHVLSFWLPAITNPSHMPFWIGGTIAPIAIIGIFGVYILRRKAKKLKEILI; via the coding sequence ATGACAGAGAAAAAGAAGGTAAGAAAATTGTTTTGGGCATGGGAAGACCAGAAAGAAGAGGTTTGGCTCCAGCGAATGGCGCAGGAAGGCTGGGTGCTTGAACAATACAGATGGTTCACGTACACCTTTAAAGCTGCAGCACCTTTGAAACTAGTGTATCAGCTGGATTACAGACTAGGCATTCCTGACAAAAGTTATTTCGATTTATTCGAAATGGATGGATGGCATATGGTCAGTTCTTTTGGAGGCTGGTACTATTTCTGCAAAAAAGATGATGGAACAGATAAATTAGAGATTTTTACAGATGTCCATTCAAGAGCTGCTAAATACATACGTTTATCTAATTATCTTTTATTTATTCTGGCAATGCATGTGCTATCTTTCTGGTTACCGGCAATTACGAATCCAAGCCATATGCCTTTCTGGATAGGGGGAACTATTGCTCCAATAGCTATAATAGGTATTTTTGGTGTTTATATACTAAGAAGAAAAGCAAAGAAGCTAAAAGAGATTTTAATATAG
- a CDS encoding exodeoxyribonuclease III, with amino-acid sequence MKLVSWNVNGIRACVKKGFLGYFKEQNADFFCLQETKLQDGQIELDLPGYYQYWNYAERKGYSGTAVFTKHKPLHVTYGLDEGVIEPEGRIITLEYDNFYLVTVYTPNSKRDLARLAERLEWEDRILSYVQELDNRKPVILCGDLNVAHQEIDLKNYKTNHGNSGFTKEEREKMTAFLASGFVDSFRYLYPDREDAYSWWSYMNQVRERNIGWRIDYFIVSERWKNKIQEAEIHADTMGSDHCPVCLYIKDEDTM; translated from the coding sequence ATGAAGTTGGTATCATGGAATGTGAATGGAATAAGAGCTTGTGTTAAGAAAGGCTTTCTTGGCTATTTTAAGGAACAAAATGCAGATTTTTTCTGCTTGCAGGAAACGAAGCTCCAGGATGGCCAGATTGAATTAGATCTGCCAGGATATTATCAATATTGGAATTACGCAGAGCGCAAAGGGTACTCAGGTACTGCTGTTTTCACGAAGCATAAACCTCTCCATGTCACATATGGACTCGATGAGGGCGTTATTGAACCTGAGGGCAGGATCATTACCTTGGAATATGACAATTTCTATTTAGTTACGGTGTATACACCGAATTCCAAACGTGATTTGGCGCGATTGGCTGAGCGTCTGGAGTGGGAAGATAGGATATTATCTTATGTTCAGGAGCTGGATAACCGGAAACCTGTCATCCTATGCGGTGATTTGAATGTTGCCCATCAGGAAATAGATTTGAAAAACTATAAGACAAATCACGGCAATTCCGGCTTTACGAAAGAAGAACGGGAAAAGATGACTGCCTTCCTTGCTTCCGGTTTTGTAGATAGTTTCCGATACCTTTATCCGGACCGTGAGGACGCGTACAGCTGGTGGTCGTATATGAATCAAGTAAGAGAAAGGAACATCGGCTGGCGTATCGATTATTTCATCGTCTCTGAACGTTGGAAAAACAAAATACAAGAAGCAGAAATACATGCTGATACAATGGGCAGCGACCATTGTCCGGTATGCTTGTATATAAAGGATGAAGACACCATGTGA